One part of the Sorangiineae bacterium MSr11954 genome encodes these proteins:
- a CDS encoding lysozyme, which produces MNVNFNLNRTIGRSGWIAGLAGLTLVSAVGCAGSQDEDDPSVESVASSALGSADHTAGSQIRLHEGTDGPSMESELAAQTPGCDVSGHQGNVNWSSAAGAGARFAYIKATEGTSYKNPYFAQQYNGSYNQGLIRGAYHFALPNVSSGAAQADFFVNNGGGWSADGKTLPPALDMEYNPYGATCYGLSASSMVAWVRDFSNRVKARTNRYPTIYTSTSWWSQCTGNNGSFGNTNPLWIPRYGSSVGALPAGWGFHTIWQYADSGSMPGDQNRFNGAYDRVQVFARNHD; this is translated from the coding sequence ATGAACGTGAATTTCAATTTGAACCGGACGATTGGCCGCTCGGGATGGATTGCTGGACTTGCCGGACTTACCCTCGTTTCGGCCGTCGGCTGCGCAGGATCGCAGGACGAAGACGATCCCTCCGTCGAGTCGGTCGCGTCTTCGGCCCTGGGCTCCGCGGATCACACCGCGGGCTCGCAAATACGGCTCCACGAGGGCACCGATGGTCCCTCCATGGAGTCCGAGCTCGCGGCGCAGACCCCGGGCTGCGACGTGAGCGGCCACCAGGGGAACGTGAATTGGTCCTCCGCCGCCGGCGCGGGAGCGCGCTTCGCCTACATCAAGGCGACGGAGGGCACCTCCTATAAAAATCCGTATTTCGCGCAACAGTACAATGGCTCGTACAACCAAGGATTGATCCGCGGCGCGTACCATTTCGCGCTACCCAACGTCTCCAGCGGCGCTGCCCAAGCCGACTTCTTCGTCAACAACGGCGGCGGATGGTCGGCCGACGGCAAAACGCTGCCCCCTGCCCTGGACATGGAATACAACCCCTACGGCGCGACCTGCTACGGCTTGAGCGCGAGCTCCATGGTCGCCTGGGTGCGCGACTTCTCCAACCGGGTCAAGGCCCGCACCAACCGTTACCCGACCATCTACACCAGCACCAGCTGGTGGTCGCAGTGCACCGGCAACAACGGCAGCTTCGGCAACACCAACCCGCTCTGGATCCCGCGCTACGGCTCCAGCGTCGGAGCGCTCCCGGCGGGCTGGGGCTTCCACACCATCTGGCAATACGCAGACAGCGGCAGCATGCCCGGCGACCAAAACCGATTCAACGGCGCCTACGATCGCGTGCAAGTGTTCGCCAGAAATCACGATTAG
- a CDS encoding oxidoreductase, whose protein sequence is MNDHKNQSGSSSGGGGSEGAKPIGVGVVGFGLAGRVFHLPTVSAVPGLRVAAIVQRQGDEARAAYPQAKIVRSFDELLGDPDIELVVVATPNESHYALAERALLANKHVVVDKPFTTRTSEAERLASLSHERGRVLSVFQNRRWDGDYLTVRDLLAKGTLGRLATYEAYYDRFRPEVRNRWKDQPGEGTGILYDLGPHLIDQALDLFGEPQSIDARVLRERDGAETNDAFELTLRYPNLRVQLGATLLAASPRPRFHLRGTRASFVKYGVDPQEAMLAAGDHYASPHWGEEPEDAWGTVFSVSTGDQSIHPPLATHRGDYRDYYRDIESAIRTGKRPAVTAEHGVRVMRVIEFALASSRERRELDWQ, encoded by the coding sequence ATGAACGACCACAAAAACCAGAGCGGGAGCAGCAGCGGCGGCGGTGGGAGCGAAGGAGCCAAGCCGATCGGCGTCGGCGTGGTGGGCTTCGGGCTGGCGGGGCGCGTATTTCATCTGCCCACCGTTTCGGCCGTGCCGGGGTTGCGCGTGGCGGCCATCGTTCAGCGCCAGGGCGACGAGGCGCGTGCGGCTTATCCGCAGGCGAAGATCGTTCGTTCATTCGATGAGTTGCTGGGCGATCCGGACATCGAATTAGTCGTCGTCGCCACCCCCAACGAGAGCCATTACGCATTGGCGGAGCGCGCGCTCCTGGCGAACAAACACGTGGTGGTCGACAAACCGTTTACGACGCGCACGAGCGAGGCCGAGCGGCTGGCGTCCCTTTCACACGAGCGCGGACGCGTTCTGTCCGTGTTTCAAAATCGACGCTGGGACGGTGATTATCTCACCGTCCGCGATTTGCTCGCGAAAGGGACGCTCGGACGTCTCGCCACCTACGAAGCCTATTACGATCGCTTCCGCCCCGAAGTTCGAAACCGCTGGAAAGATCAGCCGGGGGAAGGAACGGGCATCCTCTACGATCTGGGCCCGCACCTCATCGACCAGGCGCTCGACCTCTTTGGCGAGCCGCAATCCATCGACGCGCGCGTGCTGCGCGAGCGCGACGGCGCCGAAACGAACGACGCGTTCGAGCTGACCTTGCGCTATCCCAACCTGCGCGTCCAATTGGGCGCCACCCTGCTCGCCGCCTCGCCCCGCCCGCGATTCCACCTTCGCGGTACGCGCGCCAGCTTCGTAAAATACGGAGTGGACCCCCAGGAGGCCATGCTCGCGGCGGGCGATCACTATGCGTCGCCCCATTGGGGCGAGGAGCCCGAGGATGCGTGGGGAACTGTATTCTCCGTGTCGACTGGGGATCAATCGATCCACCCGCCGCTCGCGACCCATCGCGGTGACTATCGCGATTACTATCGCGACATCGAATCGGCGATACGCACCGGCAAACGGCCGGCGGTGACGGCCGAGCACGGAGTGCGCGTCATGCGCGTTATCGAATTTGCGCTCGCGAGCAGCCGCGAACGGCGCGAATTGGATTGGCAATGA